A region of Leifsonia xyli DNA encodes the following proteins:
- a CDS encoding nicotinamidase — MGKALFIVDVQNDFTEGGALGVDGGAAVARGVTDHLRAHADEYDIIVASRDWHDGDNDNGGHFAGDGEPDFVSSWPVHCVAGTPGAEYHPAFDTARVTHHVHKGQGVPAYSLFEGRTDSGATVRELLEEHGIHSVDVAGIATDYCVRASALDALEDGRSVRVLTSLIAGVAPATSEAALAELAHAGAELVA; from the coding sequence ATGGGCAAGGCGCTCTTCATCGTGGATGTGCAGAACGACTTCACCGAGGGCGGCGCCCTGGGCGTCGACGGGGGAGCGGCGGTGGCGCGGGGCGTGACCGACCACCTCCGCGCGCACGCCGACGAGTACGACATCATCGTCGCCAGCCGAGACTGGCACGACGGCGACAACGACAACGGCGGCCACTTCGCGGGCGACGGCGAGCCGGACTTCGTGAGCAGCTGGCCGGTCCACTGCGTCGCCGGGACGCCGGGCGCGGAGTACCACCCCGCGTTCGACACGGCCCGGGTGACCCATCACGTGCACAAGGGCCAGGGCGTGCCGGCGTACTCGCTGTTCGAGGGACGGACCGACTCGGGCGCGACCGTGCGCGAGCTGCTGGAGGAGCACGGCATCCATTCGGTGGATGTGGCCGGGATCGCGACCGACTACTGCGTGCGCGCGTCGGCGCTCGACGCCCTGGAAGACGGTCGCTCGGTGCGCGTGCTGACCTCGCTGATCGCGGGAGTCGCGCCGGCGACGTCGGAGGCCGCACTCGCCGAGCTGGCCCACGCCGGGGCCGAACTCGTCGCCTGA
- a CDS encoding D-alanyl-D-alanine carboxypeptidase, protein MAAGAAVAFLLLGTGSVALGATVGAPAAAAGAPETATAKPTPTRSATPTPTPTVDPARPVPANQAAATRIRTCSVGGLAADGRLGTLEAQVVNAKTGQTLFDRNGVKPAPTASVLKTLTSAAALATLGPDYRVSTTVVAGSTPGQVVIVGGGDVTLSRLPDGQASFYTGAPKIQDLANQVKQAMGGQPITSIVVDASLFGAPFWQPSWDEREERVVEGSTPYMTSLMVDGDRDDPTAVESPRSTDPVSRAVQYFQQYLGTSVGVSQGVAPAGARQLGVVQSQPVTTLIDQAMRVSDNTIMEELARLVAIKNGAGNTFDALNAGVLAGLKGYGIDTSGIHIADGSGLSNDNAVPPSYLTQLFIKVLNRQNGLGVVYDGLPVAGKSGTLGPGYNRFTGSSSVARGSVFAKTGWIDHGYTLSGIVNAADGTPLTFAVFALGNVGDNAKQAIDSLVAGFYKCGDNLSNG, encoded by the coding sequence ATGGCCGCCGGAGCGGCCGTCGCGTTCCTCCTCCTCGGCACGGGCAGCGTCGCGCTGGGCGCCACCGTCGGTGCCCCCGCGGCCGCGGCCGGTGCTCCGGAGACGGCGACCGCGAAGCCCACGCCGACCCGCTCGGCCACGCCGACGCCCACCCCGACCGTGGACCCCGCTCGTCCCGTCCCCGCCAACCAGGCGGCGGCGACGCGCATCCGCACCTGCTCGGTCGGCGGGCTGGCCGCGGACGGGCGTCTCGGCACGCTTGAGGCGCAGGTCGTCAACGCCAAGACCGGCCAGACCCTGTTCGACCGCAACGGCGTCAAGCCCGCGCCCACGGCGTCCGTGCTGAAGACGCTGACATCGGCGGCCGCCCTCGCCACCCTCGGCCCCGACTACCGCGTCTCGACCACGGTGGTCGCAGGCAGCACGCCGGGCCAGGTCGTCATCGTCGGCGGCGGGGATGTGACGCTCTCGCGTCTCCCGGACGGCCAGGCGTCGTTCTACACCGGAGCACCGAAGATCCAGGACCTCGCCAATCAGGTGAAGCAGGCCATGGGCGGCCAGCCGATCACCTCGATCGTCGTGGACGCGTCCCTCTTCGGCGCGCCGTTCTGGCAGCCGAGCTGGGACGAGCGCGAGGAGCGTGTCGTCGAGGGCTCGACCCCGTACATGACGTCGCTGATGGTCGACGGCGACCGGGACGACCCGACCGCGGTGGAGTCTCCGCGCAGCACGGACCCGGTGTCGCGCGCCGTGCAGTACTTCCAGCAGTACCTCGGCACGAGCGTCGGCGTCAGCCAGGGCGTCGCTCCGGCCGGCGCCCGTCAGCTCGGCGTGGTGCAGTCGCAGCCGGTGACCACGCTGATCGACCAGGCCATGCGCGTCTCCGACAACACGATCATGGAGGAGCTCGCCCGTCTGGTCGCCATCAAGAACGGCGCGGGCAACACCTTCGACGCCCTCAACGCGGGGGTGCTCGCCGGGCTCAAAGGCTACGGGATCGACACCTCGGGCATCCACATCGCCGACGGTTCCGGACTGAGCAACGACAACGCGGTGCCGCCGTCGTACCTCACCCAGCTCTTCATCAAGGTGCTGAACCGCCAGAACGGGCTCGGCGTCGTCTACGACGGCCTCCCGGTCGCGGGGAAGTCGGGCACGCTCGGCCCGGGCTACAACCGCTTCACCGGGTCGAGCTCGGTCGCCCGCGGGTCGGTCTTCGCCAAGACCGGGTGGATCGACCACGGCTACACGCTGTCGGGGATCGTGAACGCCGCCGACGGAACACCGCTGACGTTCGCCGTGTTCGCCTTGGGGAACGTCGGCGACAACGCCAAGCAGGCGATCGACAGCCTCGTCGCCGGCTTCTACAAATGCGGAGACAATCTCTCCAACGGCTGA
- a CDS encoding PKD domain-containing protein has translation MDPNQTPRRTRKIGTIAAALSALLLVAGGLAAATPAGADTMPPDPTNPASPPTVGASALPTVQIDGVAWAQKVVGNTVWVAGKFTTARPSGSPAGSNTTPRNNLLAYDITTGALLTSVNIPLNAQALAVAASPDGSRVYVGGDFTTAGGGNYYRIVAVSTATGQIISSFRPIMQSQVRALAATNTAVYTGGTFTSVNGTARGYIAKIDASNGALISSWNASADATVWAMAVSPDGSRVYAGGAFKNVNGASHYGLAMLDGSTGAALPFPANSIVRDAGNNAAIMSLVATSDRVYGSGYVFGPGGNLEGSFSADAVTGALIWIEDCHGDTYSVAAIGSVLYATGHPHFCGNVGGFPETNPRSYHHTLAFSKARTGTLTNDGNTSYYNFRGQPAPTLLNWYPDFTSGTFTGQGQATWTIAGDTRYVVVGGEFPTVNGVAQYGLTRFATDAVQRSTMGPNNNTALTPSPTSTVAGQAKVSWTSTYDLDNVNLTYALARDGDTAHPISTVSKSTVFWNRPGMSFTDTGLVPGSRHTYTLTVTDPDGNQISRTGPSVTILGSGPNQPPTASFTAGTNGLTVAVDGTASSDPDGSIASYAWTFGDGGTASGATAGHAYAAAGTYTVTLKVTDNQGATASTSKQVTVSSTSGTTLAKDTFQRTVSSGWGTADTGGSWTGSGSGASYNVGSGFGQMIDPAGASKTQTLGSVSTSRSDSTVTFTTDVAPTGGGVYVSTIGRQVGSASYEGRAWINSAGAVQVQLLQSGTTVKSAAIGGVTFSPGQQLTLRMQVVGTSPTTLQAKVWPATQAEPAAWQVSVTDSTAGLQSAGLVGLRAYLSATATATPITVRFDNYLVSAVP, from the coding sequence ATGGACCCGAACCAGACGCCACGCCGAACCCGGAAGATCGGCACCATCGCGGCCGCGCTCAGCGCGCTGCTGCTCGTCGCGGGGGGCTTGGCCGCCGCGACCCCCGCCGGGGCGGACACGATGCCCCCCGACCCGACCAATCCCGCTTCGCCGCCGACCGTCGGCGCGTCCGCGCTGCCGACGGTGCAGATCGACGGTGTGGCGTGGGCGCAGAAGGTCGTGGGCAATACCGTCTGGGTGGCGGGCAAGTTCACCACGGCACGTCCTTCGGGGTCTCCCGCGGGATCGAATACGACGCCGCGCAACAACCTCCTCGCGTACGACATCACCACTGGCGCGCTGCTGACCTCGGTCAACATCCCCCTCAATGCTCAGGCGCTGGCCGTCGCGGCCTCCCCGGACGGTTCGCGCGTCTACGTCGGCGGCGACTTCACCACCGCGGGCGGCGGCAACTACTACCGGATCGTCGCGGTCAGCACCGCCACCGGCCAGATCATCAGCTCCTTCCGCCCGATCATGCAGAGTCAAGTGCGCGCGCTCGCCGCCACCAACACGGCCGTCTACACCGGGGGGACGTTCACCAGCGTGAACGGGACGGCCCGCGGCTACATCGCGAAGATCGACGCGTCGAACGGCGCGCTCATCAGCTCCTGGAACGCCTCCGCCGACGCGACGGTGTGGGCCATGGCGGTCAGCCCGGACGGGAGCCGGGTCTACGCCGGCGGCGCCTTCAAGAACGTGAACGGCGCGTCCCACTACGGGCTCGCCATGCTCGACGGATCGACGGGAGCGGCGCTGCCGTTCCCCGCGAACTCCATCGTCCGCGACGCCGGCAACAACGCGGCGATCATGTCACTGGTCGCCACCTCCGACCGAGTGTACGGCTCCGGATACGTCTTCGGACCGGGCGGCAACCTCGAGGGCAGCTTCTCCGCGGACGCGGTCACGGGCGCCCTCATCTGGATCGAGGACTGCCACGGCGACACCTACTCGGTCGCGGCGATCGGGAGCGTGCTCTACGCGACCGGCCACCCGCACTTCTGCGGGAACGTCGGAGGCTTCCCGGAGACCAATCCACGCTCGTACCACCACACGCTGGCCTTCTCGAAGGCGAGGACCGGGACGCTGACGAACGACGGCAACACGTCCTATTACAACTTCCGCGGCCAGCCCGCACCGACGCTGCTCAACTGGTACCCCGACTTCACCTCCGGCACCTTCACCGGACAGGGGCAGGCGACCTGGACGATCGCCGGCGACACCCGGTACGTGGTCGTCGGCGGCGAGTTCCCGACGGTCAACGGCGTCGCCCAGTACGGTCTGACCCGCTTCGCAACGGACGCCGTCCAGCGCAGCACGATGGGGCCGAACAACAACACCGCGCTGACCCCGAGCCCGACGTCGACGGTCGCCGGGCAGGCGAAGGTGTCGTGGACGTCGACCTACGATCTCGACAACGTCAATCTGACCTACGCGCTCGCGAGGGACGGCGACACCGCGCATCCGATCTCCACCGTCAGCAAGTCGACCGTGTTCTGGAACCGGCCGGGAATGAGCTTCACCGACACGGGTCTGGTCCCCGGGAGCAGGCACACCTACACGCTCACGGTGACGGACCCGGACGGCAACCAGATCTCCCGGACCGGCCCGAGCGTGACGATCCTGGGCAGCGGGCCGAACCAGCCCCCGACCGCCTCGTTCACCGCGGGGACCAATGGGCTGACGGTAGCCGTGGACGGCACGGCCTCCTCCGATCCGGACGGGTCGATCGCGTCGTACGCGTGGACGTTCGGTGACGGCGGGACGGCGAGCGGAGCGACGGCCGGACACGCCTACGCGGCCGCCGGGACCTACACGGTGACGCTGAAGGTGACCGACAACCAGGGCGCGACGGCCTCGACGTCGAAGCAGGTGACGGTCTCGTCGACGTCGGGCACCACCCTCGCCAAGGACACGTTCCAGAGGACCGTGTCGAGCGGGTGGGGGACGGCGGACACCGGCGGCAGCTGGACGGGGTCCGGCTCGGGCGCGTCGTACAACGTCGGATCCGGGTTCGGGCAGATGATCGATCCTGCAGGGGCGTCCAAGACGCAGACCCTCGGCTCGGTCTCGACCTCGCGCAGCGATTCGACGGTGACCTTCACCACCGACGTCGCCCCGACCGGCGGAGGGGTCTACGTGTCGACGATCGGCCGTCAGGTGGGCTCCGCCTCCTACGAAGGCCGGGCGTGGATCAACTCGGCGGGAGCGGTCCAGGTGCAGCTGCTGCAGAGCGGCACGACGGTGAAGTCCGCGGCGATCGGCGGCGTCACCTTCAGCCCGGGACAGCAGCTGACTCTCCGTATGCAGGTGGTCGGCACGTCGCCCACCACGCTTCAGGCGAAGGTGTGGCCGGCGACCCAGGCCGAGCCCGCGGCCTGGCAGGTGAGCGTCACCGACTCCACAGCGGGCCTCCAGTCCGCCGGCCTCGTGGGCCTGCGCGCGTACCTCTCGGCGACGGCGACGGCGACGCCGATCACCGTCCGTTTCGACAACTACCTGGTCTCCGCCGTGCCGTGA